From Stegostoma tigrinum isolate sSteTig4 chromosome 4, sSteTig4.hap1, whole genome shotgun sequence, a single genomic window includes:
- the LOC125452268 gene encoding uncharacterized protein LOC125452268, with protein sequence MSKLAKDSTMLTVDAHMKNKKEDVLLHNKLDHLYRGHRIVLSTLQQESTNVTEELQNILSQKTILQKCKLDDLITQLRTFKKGGKTEITSDGDTTTSGVNSLFFGRAKTAPSTTVSNLQSGQRRASLLNTWAGLDGRTSPNSSLQDELDGKFSTNQYMKKMPHMSSSINNVSSRPPGFRRSKSIVSLGRNTGDGGNGQCLTRKELRRLASMENICQKVLERQKLDRLQEREQFKKFLDEKMKEKVNDFIKTLDKNLK encoded by the coding sequence ATGAGCAAGTTGGCAAAGGACTCCACAATGCTGACAGTGGATGCACAtatgaaaaataaaaaagaagaTGTGCTTTTGCACAATAAGCTAGACCATCTGTACCGTGGCCATCGCATTGTCCTCTCAACATTACAGCAAGAAAGTACAAATGTAACAGAGGAACTTCAGAATATATTAAGCCAAAAAACAATACTCCAAAAATGTAAATTAGATGATTTAATAACTCAACTAAGGACTTTCAAAAAGGGAGGCAAAACTGAGATTACTTCAGATGGGGATACAACGACCAGTGGAGTAAATTCTTTATTTTTTGGAAGAGCTAAAACAGCTCCTTCAACAACAGTGAGTAATTTACAATCTGGACAACGACGTGCAAGTTTGCTGAATACCTGGGCTGGCTTAGATGGGAGAACCAGTCCAAATTCTTCCCTTCAAGATGAATTAGATGGAAAGTTTTCAACAAATCAGTACATGAAGAAAATGCCTCACATGTCTTCTTCAATTAATAATGTTTCTTCAAGGCCTCCTGGGTTCAGGAGATCTAAATCAATTGTATCTTTGGGACGAAATACTGGAGATGGTGGTAATGGCCAGTGTTTGACACGTAAAGAATTGCGTCGTTTGGCCAGCATGGAAAACATTTGCCAAAAAGTACTAGAGAGACAGAAACTTGACCGTTTACAGGAACGAGAGCAATTCAAGAAGTTCCTGGAtgagaaaatgaaagagaaagtGAATGACTTTATAAAGACATTGGAtaaaaacttgaaataa